The genomic region TTCAAGGAGACTTTGCGATTGTTAAAGCAGATATTGCGGATCGTTCAGGGAATCTTATTTTTAATAAAACGGCAAGAAATTTTAATCCTTTATGTGCTATGGCAGCAAAGACTACGGTCGTGGAAGTGGAGACTATCGTGGAAGTAGGAGAAATCAATCCAGATCACGTGCATTTACCTGGTATTTATATTGATTATATATATAAAGGCTCCCATTTTAAAAAACGAATCGAAAAGCAAACAGTAAAGGAGGATCATGCATGAGCAATAAGGTATTAGTAAAGCGTGCGGCATTGGAGATTAAAAGCGGGATGTATGTGAATTTGGGCATTGGTTTACCAACATTAGTAGCCGATGCTCTCCCGGACTCAATCGAGAACGTTTACTTTCAATCTGAAAATGGATTGCTAGGAATCGGACCTTATCCAAGAGAGCATGAAGTCGATTCAGATTTAATTAACGCAGGCAAAGAGACAATAACAGTTGTCCCTGGTGCGAGTTACTTTGATAGTGCGATGTCATTTAATATGATACGAGGAGGGCATATTGATTTAGCTATATTAGGGGGAATGGAAGTTTCTGAAAAGGGAGACTTAGCCAATTATATGATACCGGGAAAGCGTGTTAAAGGAATGGGAGGAGCAATGGACTTAGTTGTTGGGGCGAAAAAAGTAGTTGTAATCATGTACCATACTAATAAAGCTGGAGAGCCTAAAATAAAAACACAATGCAACCTACCTTTAACGGGGGCAGGAGTTGTTTCACGATTGATTACAGACTTAGCAGTGTTTGATTTTGTTGATGGAGAGATGCATCTTATCGAATTACAAGAAGGTGCTACGTTAGATGAAGTTAAAGCTAAAACAGAAGCCCATTTTGTAAATAAATTATAAAACTGCATCTTAGCTTTCTTTTTATGATAAAACTTTGTATGATAGGACTTCGCTTTCTGAGGAACACAGCCTCAGCCTGTAGTCTTCGAGTAGTCCTATTCCCTCAAGAGTCACGTCATCAATACGTCGTTTGTGCATGTCATAACGCACTGTTATACTTTAAAAACAAAATACTTTCGTATCATTTAATTAAAGGAAAAACTTCGAGATTTTTCATGAATTCGTACGAAAATCTCGAAGTTTTTCGATTACTGAGATATTTAGATTCTATAGTAAATCGGACTGGTGTATAAATAATTTCATTTATTTGATTGTTCCATAAAGCCTCGCTTTTCTAGGCACCTCAGAAGTCTCGGCTTAGGAATCAATCAAATTTGCTATATTTATTCACACCCCTAAGTTATAAAGTATGTTTTACCAACTCAATTTTACTGATTTATGTTGTATTAAAAGAGGCATTAATGTTCAAGACTTTATGATCACACAACGAAAAAGGCGTTAAGCAATCCATTATTGCATAACGCCTTAATTTAATGCGACCAATCCAATTTGACTGAGAGCCGATATTTATGTTCCAGCCTCATCGAGAAAGCTATCTACTAAGTTTTAGGTAATACGATTGTAAATGTTGTTCCTTCATCAAGTGTGCTAGCTACTCTAATTGTACCGTGATGTCGTTCTATGATTGAACGAGAAATCGCAAGGCCTAGTCCATTACTATCTGAATAGGAACTTTGTTTATAGAAACGATCAAATATATGTTGCATCGTTTCTGGTGTCATTCCTGGACCATCATCTTCTATTGAGATGATGATATCATTGTTTTCATCATACAATTGAATATCAATCATGCCATACTTTTCGGTATATTTTATCGCATTTCGAATAATGTTCTCGATGGCTTGGGTTAATAAACGTTCATTCCCAATGTATGTCATAGGTTTGAGTTCGTAAACTACAACATGCTCTTTTTGATCTAACATGTAGGCTTCATTCTTTAAAATATCTTGGATGAGATAATCGAGGCGAACGGTATCTTCAAATTTTAAGTGTGTATCATTATCAAGTTCAGATAATAATAAGAGTTGCCTTGTTAATTGACTAAGGCGATGTGTTTCATCATAAATACGTTGAATATAGTCTGATTGTCGCGATGGTATACGCTCTTGTTGAAGTTGTGTGAGTAGATGATGAATATGTGTTAAAGGTGTCTTCATCTCATGCGAAACATTTTGAACGAAGTGTTGGCGCATATTATCAAGTTGTTTGAGCTTTATGCGCATAGTATCAAAGTGCTGTTGAAGTGCACCAATTTCATCACGTCTTGTAACAGTAATAGGAGTCTCAAAATCACTATCCATCATGCGACTAGTTGCGAGTTTGAGTTGTTGCACTGGCTTCACTAAAGTATAAGTTGACCAAATCACAAGTGCAATGGAAATCATAATGAGTAAAGTGATTAAAACAACCAAAAAGATCCGAAACTCACCGAACGCATGACCAATATCAGGGCGCATAAATACAGCATAACTGCCATTATCTGTAATAAATTGAGTACCAACTGTATTACGTGTTTCATTATCGAAAAAACCTGTAATGAAGAGATTGAAAGGACGACTTCGAATACCGTGATAGTCTTTACCTGCTAAAACTTGGTCAATAGCTGACTTGCTTAAGTTATTTTTTCGAAACGCATGACCGTAATGGGATTCATGATAGGACTCATCAAACACAATAACTTGAAAATTCAATCCACCTAATAAGCGCATGTATTCCTCAAAATCGTTTTGTTGTTCTGCATCTTTGTATGATTTGGCATGCTGTAATGTTTGCATTACTTTAGCATCATTTTGTGCTTTGAGTTCAAAATGATAATAGACATTCGTAATTAAAAAACTGATGATAGCACTTAAAATCATTACGGTAATGGTATAAATAGCGAATCTTGAATAGAGTGTTTTAAACATCATCAGTCACCTTGTATCCTACACCACGTATCGTGTCGATATGAATGGTAGCGCCTAATTTTTTTAAACGTGTACGTAACCTCTTAATATGAACGTCAACAGTCCGTTCATCACCTTCATAATCAAATCCCCAAATTTTTTCAATCAGACTCTCTCGTTCGAACGCTTGTTTAGGATAGGATAACAAAAGACTCAAAAGTTCAAACTCCTTATTCGGTAAAATCATCCCTTTATTGCCTACAATGACTTCTAATTTAGATTGATCAATGATGACATTCCCTAATTGTAAATGTGTTGAAGTCTGAATTTGATAGCGCCTTAGAACAGCTTTAATACGAAAGATTAACTCAGCCACTTCAAAAGGCTTAGTAACATAATCATCTGTTCCAGCTAAAAAAGCACGTTCTTTGTCACTTAATGCATCACGTGCAGTCAACATAATTACCGGATATTCATAATCGTACTTCAAAGTCTGACATAATTCGAAACCATCCATCCCGTTCATCATAATATCAACTATTGCAATATCAATATCATAGTGTTCTAGATAGGCTAATGCATCCTCTCCACTTTGTTGTGTAATGGCTTGATAGCCTTCTTTTGAAATACGAGACGATACATAGTCGAGGATATCCGGATCATCATCAACGATAAGACATCTTACAGACATGATTGTACACCTCTTTTTCTCTAATGATTAGATTTATCTTAACATAGTCTATTTTAGCACAGTGCAATTTTGTTCATATTCAGTTCATATAGCTACCTTATGATAAAGATACAATTATAGAACAAGGGAGTTATGAGTGATGAAAATTGCGTTAAATGAATTGAAATTTTATAAATTTAAATATTTATTAATTACATTTATCGTTGTGTTACTTGCAAGCATGGTATTGTTCATTACTGGACTAGCTCAAGGATTGGCACGTGAGAATATTTCGCTACTTGATGCGTTCAAATCTGAACAATTTGTGATTCAAAAAGGTGTAGACCAGCAATTAGAAAAATCAAACATCGGTGAACAACAAGCAAAAAACATAGAACAATTGATTGATAAAACCCCTCTTAAATTGAGCATGGCAACAGCAGAATACCATCATCAAAATGGAGATTTAATATTTGCGACTATTCCTAAAGGAGAACGTCCATCATTGCAAGAAGGACATTTGCCGTCAAATAATCAGGAAGTCACATTGAATAGTAAATTAAAAGGAGAAGGTCTTAAAATAGGGGATCAGATTACGATTAAAGATCAAGATAAAACTCTAAAAATAGTAGGCTTTTTTGATGATGCGATGTATTCACATACAAACATCGCTATGGTCAATAATCAAGGTCTAAATGACATCACAAAAGATCATGCGGCAACGTCACTTTACTTTTTAAATAATGTAAGCAAGCAAACAATTCAAGATATTAAGGCAATTGATGATGTTGAAGTTGTCACAAAAGAAGATCTGACAAATGCAATACCTAGTTATCAAGCAGAACAAGCGCCATTAACAATGATGATTGTGAGCTTGTTTGTCATTACAGCTATTGTGTTAACCGCATTTTTCTATGTGATGACGATTCAAAAAACTTCAGAAATTGGTATTTTAAAAGCGATTGGAATTAAAACAAGCCATTTATTGGGCGCATTAATGTTTCAAATTCTTTTTGTCACAATGATAGGTGTATTGCTGTCATTAGGTCTTATTGTAGGACTTTCTATGATGCTACCAGTTACAATGCCATTTCATATCACGAGTCAAATCATGTTGTTTGTCGTTGTGATTTTCATTGTAGTAGCAATCATAGGCGCACTATTGTCATTAGTTCGTGTATTCAAAATTGATCCGATAGAAGCGATTGGGGGCAAAAATGTATGAGTTTAGTCATTCGAAATCTATACAAATCTTTTGGTAAAGGTGACGCTAAAACGGATGTATTAAAAGATATTAACTTTGAAATCAAACCGGGTGAGTTTATTATTTTAAATGGCGCATCAGGATCAGGTAAATCAACGCTACTCACGATTATTGGGGGATTACTAACACCTACTGAAGGTCAAGTGATATTAGGGGATCATGATTTAAGTCGGTTACAAAATAAAGCATTAACGGATAAGCGACTCAAAGATATTGGATTTATTTTTCAAGCCTCTTATTTGTTACCTTATCTAAAAGTGAAAGATCAACTGATTTTAGTAGGCCGAGAAGCTGGAATGTCAAAAAAAGAAGCAGAACAACGTGCATTGGATTTATTGAATCGGATTGGGCTCAGTCATCGTATTAATGCATATCCACATATGCTATCTGGAGGAGAAAAACAACGTGTCGCTATTATGAGAGCGTGGATGAACAAGCCTCAATTATTATTGGCAGATGAACCAACAGCGAGTCTAGATGCCAAACGTGCAACAGAAGTCGTTGAAATGATAAAAAAACAAGTAAGAGATGAAAAAACGATTGGGATAATGGTGACGCATGATGAGCGTTTATTTGATTATGCAGATCAAATATTCTATTTAAATGAAGGACAATTAACGACTGAATAATGTCAAATACTATAGAAATGGGGAGTATCTCAGTAATTGAAAAACTTCGAGGTTTTCGTAAGAATTTACGAAAAATCTCGAAGTTTTTCCTTATTAAAAATCATCTTAGCGCTATTTATTTTGGGCGCTATATCCCAACTTTTTTGGTATGAGAAATATATTGTACAATTACTATAGTTGTAAAATAATTATGATAATGCTAAAAATCAACCAAGTCATAGGATATTGAAATAATAAACCACAGTAGTCATGAATTAAAGACTTTGCTCGAAACTGAATAGGAGAAGGTGCGCCATATCCAGATGTTTGGATGCGGTGACGTTGTGCAAGTCTTAAAGCACGGAGCAGATGAAACTCGCTTGTAATGATAACAACAGGATTTGGGTATAACTTGATATATCGTTTAGAATACTGCATATTGGTATACGTATTTGTAGACTGATCCTCCATCGAAATGTGAGAAGGTGGAATACCTTGACTGATGAGATAACGTTTCATAGCCAACGCTTCAGAAATAGGTTCATCAGGTCCTTGTCCGCCACTCACTACAAAGTAGCTGGATGTTTGACAAGACCTTGCAAATTGTAGGGCACGATCTAGTCGTTGCTTAAGCATAGGTGTAACATCCTCTGTATAAATGCCTGCACCTAAAATAAGAAGCGTTGCATTGTCATACGGTGGTGGCGTCACTAGGAATAGGGCGGTCATATAAAGATAGTGAATCCAAGACAAAATAAAAACGAGGCCTAATGACAAAAGTAAAGTAAAAGGAATCGAAAGTATAGTTGGCATTAATGATGCGATTATCATACTTCCTATTACGAGTGCAACAACTGATAAGCCATAATATAGTAACGATACTAGAAAAGGCAAGTGTTGAGATAACCTAAGTTGTCTAAAAAATTGAATCACCAATACGATAAAAATCAAAATCATAGGTACTATCGTTGTTAAGAGCCAGTCAAATGAAAATACTAAGCATATGACAATCACCATATTGATACTCATTAAAATGTAAAAAGTATTTATATGAAGAAAAAATCTAGAAAAAAGTTTTAATGATAATATTAAAATGATATAAATTAATGTTAAAATTATCCACATGAGCTAATGACAGCCATCCTTTACAATAGTTATACTTAGCATACTATAAACGTTAAATTTTTGCGTCAAAAATGGTATTTTTCTTCTGTTTTAGGAGTTGATATTATAAAATGAATATTCCAAAGGTAGGTGATAATTGATGACTCAATCTAATTCCCAAATGATGAACGAACATATCGCATTTATGGGTGAGTTCATGACCAACATCAATGCATTAACAACAGGGTTATTGAGAGATTTGCGAGAACAATATAATATCTCAAATGAACAATCAAGTGTTTTACTAATGCTCTCGCGTGACAATGCTTTAACATTAACAGAAATCACAATGCGTCAAGGTGTTAATAAAGCTGCTGTCAGTCGCCGCGTCAAAAAATTAGTAGAACTAAATTTAGTGAAATGGGTCAATATGACTTACGAACATGATAAACGTTTGAAATATATTGCATTAACTGAAAGTGGACGTCATTATGTCCATGCATCACGTCATTTAATTGCAAGTTTAGCAACAAAAATGCTTTCGGATATTCCGATTGATCAACTCTCAGAAACACGCCATGTTCTTGAAAAAATTGATCAACGTGTGGCCTCTCAATTGAAGCAGCTATAACGATACATATCCAACTTACGAATGATGAGACTTAGTTCAATTTAAACTAGAATGAAACTTGAACACATCTAAATATCAAATGACAGTAGAAGGGGGTGTAATCGTGACAGAATGCCCACGGTGTCATCAAATAAGCAATCACAATGCATATTGTCAAAATTGTCAATTGCAGATTTCTTATTCTATCAATTCATCAAACTCTAACAGTTCAGATATGAATGAAAAAAGGAAAGCTAGCGCACATCACTCAAAACAATGGCCAATTAAAAAAATGATACCTATAGGGATTATAGGTTTTATCATTATCTTACTCATTATTCTTTTTTTATTACTGAAAAATTATAATTCACCTGAAGCTCAAGCCCAAATACTTATCAATGCGATAGATAAAAATGATACGTCAAGACTATCTAATATTTTAAGTTCGAAAGATAATAAAGTTGGTCCTAACGAAGCAGACA from Staphylococcus felis harbors:
- a CDS encoding response regulator transcription factor — encoded protein: MSVRCLIVDDDPDILDYVSSRISKEGYQAITQQSGEDALAYLEHYDIDIAIVDIMMNGMDGFELCQTLKYDYEYPVIMLTARDALSDKERAFLAGTDDYVTKPFEVAELIFRIKAVLRRYQIQTSTHLQLGNVIIDQSKLEVIVGNKGMILPNKEFELLSLLLSYPKQAFERESLIEKIWGFDYEGDERTVDVHIKRLRTRLKKLGATIHIDTIRGVGYKVTDDV
- a CDS encoding ABC transporter permease yields the protein MKIALNELKFYKFKYLLITFIVVLLASMVLFITGLAQGLARENISLLDAFKSEQFVIQKGVDQQLEKSNIGEQQAKNIEQLIDKTPLKLSMATAEYHHQNGDLIFATIPKGERPSLQEGHLPSNNQEVTLNSKLKGEGLKIGDQITIKDQDKTLKIVGFFDDAMYSHTNIAMVNNQGLNDITKDHAATSLYFLNNVSKQTIQDIKAIDDVEVVTKEDLTNAIPSYQAEQAPLTMMIVSLFVITAIVLTAFFYVMTIQKTSEIGILKAIGIKTSHLLGALMFQILFVTMIGVLLSLGLIVGLSMMLPVTMPFHITSQIMLFVVVIFIVVAIIGALLSLVRVFKIDPIEAIGGKNV
- a CDS encoding MarR family winged helix-turn-helix transcriptional regulator, whose product is MTQSNSQMMNEHIAFMGEFMTNINALTTGLLRDLREQYNISNEQSSVLLMLSRDNALTLTEITMRQGVNKAAVSRRVKKLVELNLVKWVNMTYEHDKRLKYIALTESGRHYVHASRHLIASLATKMLSDIPIDQLSETRHVLEKIDQRVASQLKQL
- a CDS encoding ABC transporter ATP-binding protein gives rise to the protein MSLVIRNLYKSFGKGDAKTDVLKDINFEIKPGEFIILNGASGSGKSTLLTIIGGLLTPTEGQVILGDHDLSRLQNKALTDKRLKDIGFIFQASYLLPYLKVKDQLILVGREAGMSKKEAEQRALDLLNRIGLSHRINAYPHMLSGGEKQRVAIMRAWMNKPQLLLADEPTASLDAKRATEVVEMIKKQVRDEKTIGIMVTHDERLFDYADQIFYLNEGQLTTE
- a CDS encoding YdcF family protein; the protein is MVIVICLVFSFDWLLTTIVPMILIFIVLVIQFFRQLRLSQHLPFLVSLLYYGLSVVALVIGSMIIASLMPTILSIPFTLLLSLGLVFILSWIHYLYMTALFLVTPPPYDNATLLILGAGIYTEDVTPMLKQRLDRALQFARSCQTSSYFVVSGGQGPDEPISEALAMKRYLISQGIPPSHISMEDQSTNTYTNMQYSKRYIKLYPNPVVIITSEFHLLRALRLAQRHRIQTSGYGAPSPIQFRAKSLIHDYCGLLFQYPMTWLIFSIIIIILQL
- a CDS encoding 3-oxoacid CoA-transferase subunit B, which translates into the protein MSNKVLVKRAALEIKSGMYVNLGIGLPTLVADALPDSIENVYFQSENGLLGIGPYPREHEVDSDLINAGKETITVVPGASYFDSAMSFNMIRGGHIDLAILGGMEVSEKGDLANYMIPGKRVKGMGGAMDLVVGAKKVVVIMYHTNKAGEPKIKTQCNLPLTGAGVVSRLITDLAVFDFVDGEMHLIELQEGATLDEVKAKTEAHFVNKL
- a CDS encoding sensor histidine kinase produces the protein MFKTLYSRFAIYTITVMILSAIISFLITNVYYHFELKAQNDAKVMQTLQHAKSYKDAEQQNDFEEYMRLLGGLNFQVIVFDESYHESHYGHAFRKNNLSKSAIDQVLAGKDYHGIRSRPFNLFITGFFDNETRNTVGTQFITDNGSYAVFMRPDIGHAFGEFRIFLVVLITLLIMISIALVIWSTYTLVKPVQQLKLATSRMMDSDFETPITVTRRDEIGALQQHFDTMRIKLKQLDNMRQHFVQNVSHEMKTPLTHIHHLLTQLQQERIPSRQSDYIQRIYDETHRLSQLTRQLLLLSELDNDTHLKFEDTVRLDYLIQDILKNEAYMLDQKEHVVVYELKPMTYIGNERLLTQAIENIIRNAIKYTEKYGMIDIQLYDENNDIIISIEDDGPGMTPETMQHIFDRFYKQSSYSDSNGLGLAISRSIIERHHGTIRVASTLDEGTTFTIVLPKT